The Palleronia sp. THAF1 genome contains the following window.
TGCGATCCCGCGCTTCGCATTCCTCGATCGGGGTGGCGACATGTATTTCGCAGAAGGCGCCGAAGGCCTCGACGTCTTCACGCACCGCACGCCGGGTGGCAGCGTAGGGTGCGATGGGCGCGCAGATCGCGATGCCGCCGTTCTTGGTGATTTCGGACGCGACATAGCCGATACGGCGGATGTTCAGGTCGCGGTGCTCTTTGCTGAAGCCCAACTCGGACGACAGGTTCTTGCGCACGATATCACCGTCGAGCAGCGTGACCGGACGCCCACCCATTTCCATCAGCTTGACCATCAGCGCATTGGCGATCGTGGATTTGCCCGAGCCGGAGAAGCCCGTGAAGAAGACGGTAAAGCCCTGCTTGGAGCGCGGCGGCGACGTCCGGCGCAGTTCCTTGACGACCTCGGGGAAAGAGAACCACTCGGGAATTTCCAGACCTTCGCGCAGGCGGCGACGGAGTTCGGTGCCAGAGATGTTCAGGATCGTGACTTTGTCCTTGTCCTCGATCTCGTCCATCGGCTCGTATTGTGCGCGTTCTTGGACCCAAACCATGTGTTTGAAGTCCACCATCTCGATGCCCATCTCGTCCTGATGCGTGCGGAACAGGTCCTGCGCATCGTAGGCACCATAGAAATCTTCACCGGCAGAGTTCTTGCCCGGACCGGCGTGGTCACGACCGACAATGAAGTGCGTGCAACCGTAGTTCTTGCGGATCAGACCGTGCCACACGGCTTCCCGCGGGCCAGCCATCCGCATCGCCAGCGGCAACAGTGACATGGTGGTGGTGGCGGCGGGATACTTGTCGAGCACCGCCTCGTAGCAGCGCACGCGGGTAAAGTGATCCACGTCGCCCGGCTTGGTCATGCCGACGACCGGGTGGATCAGCAGGTTGGCCTGCGCTTCCTTCGCGGCGCGGAACGTCAGTTCCTGGTGTGCGCGGTGCAGCGGGTTGCGGGTCTGGAAGGCGACGACGCGACGCCAGCCCATCTTGCGGAAATAGGCGCGCAGCTCGTTGGGGGTGTCGCGACGGGCGCGGAAATCGTAGTGAATAGGCTGCTGGATGCCCGTGATCGGTCCGCCCAGATATACCTTGCCCGCATGATTGTGCAGGTAGTTCACCGCGGGGTGTGCATCATCATCGGCACCGAAGACCTTTTCGGCCTCGCGCGCCTTGTTCGGCACCCATTTGTCGGTGACGGTCATCGTGGCCAGGATCACGCCTTCCTGATCGCGCAGCGCAATGTCTTGGCCCGGCTCGACGGTCTCCGCAAAGGCCTCGGACACGTCCAGCGTGATCGGCATGGGCCACAGGCTACCGTCGGCCAGGCGCATGTTCTCGACAACACCATCGTAATCCGCCTCGCCAAGGAACCCCTTCAGCGGCGCGAAGCCGCCATTCATCAACAGTTCCAGATCGCAGATCTGGCGCGGGCTAAGGTCGTGGCTCGTCAACTCCCCAGCTTCGGTCTTCAGCTTTTGCGCACTGTCGTACGAGACGTACAGTTCCGGGACGGGGGCGAAATCTCTTTGGGTCATGGGCCTGCCTGCATACAAATGTCCCGCGGCCCTTAACGCGAGTTGCGCCGCTGCGGCAAGATGGCAGCGTCACAAAGGCGATTTCACCGTATCATGTGGCGAATTTTCAAAAAATCGGAGCGAAACGGGAAACTATAATGGGGGACCCACCGTGTCTGTTCAATGGTCGGTCCCCCACAAGCCGGCCGGTGCGTCAGGGCTTGGACAACCCCCTTGTTCGGGCCCTGACG
Protein-coding sequences here:
- a CDS encoding bifunctional sulfate adenylyltransferase/adenylylsulfate kinase, which codes for MTQRDFAPVPELYVSYDSAQKLKTEAGELTSHDLSPRQICDLELLMNGGFAPLKGFLGEADYDGVVENMRLADGSLWPMPITLDVSEAFAETVEPGQDIALRDQEGVILATMTVTDKWVPNKAREAEKVFGADDDAHPAVNYLHNHAGKVYLGGPITGIQQPIHYDFRARRDTPNELRAYFRKMGWRRVVAFQTRNPLHRAHQELTFRAAKEAQANLLIHPVVGMTKPGDVDHFTRVRCYEAVLDKYPAATTTMSLLPLAMRMAGPREAVWHGLIRKNYGCTHFIVGRDHAGPGKNSAGEDFYGAYDAQDLFRTHQDEMGIEMVDFKHMVWVQERAQYEPMDEIEDKDKVTILNISGTELRRRLREGLEIPEWFSFPEVVKELRRTSPPRSKQGFTVFFTGFSGSGKSTIANALMVKLMEMGGRPVTLLDGDIVRKNLSSELGFSKEHRDLNIRRIGYVASEITKNGGIAICAPIAPYAATRRAVREDVEAFGAFCEIHVATPIEECEARDRKGLYKLAREGKIKEFTGISDPYDEPKDPELRLDTTSVDVDHCAHQVLLKLEAMGLIAG